CCCACAGATGGCATACACCATCATCAAGGAACATCTCGGATGGGAGCTCTCACATATGGGATAAAAGTGATCAATAAAAAGATCACTTTCCTTTTTTCACATTAATCAAAACAAAAACAGAAAGATTGAACACCGATCACTCGACGATCATTCCAACCGGACTTTCCTCATAATAACTTGCCAGTTGCTTTACAGTGTCTTTTGAAAATGTTTCCTCTGTGCCGAAAAGTATGCTCGAGAGGGAAGGTCTATTAATATAATATACTGCAGGTTCACCTTCGATGCCACCAAGTTCGGCGGCTGCATCGATAGCATCATACAGATTGCCAAAGTCATCGATCAACCCGATCTCTTTTGCTTCCGTAGCAATATAGATACGGCCATCTGCAATATCCTTCACCTCGCTCTTCGTCATATTACGGTGCTCTGCAACACTGGTGATGAACAGGTCATATACCTTCAGAACTACAGTGTCAGCATACTCCTTCTCCTCAGATGTAAGGCCTCTCCAGTCGCCGCCCATGTCCTTGAACTCACCAGACTTGGAGATGTAGAAATCTATTCCTTCCTTATCATAATACTCCGAACGGTTCGTGTAGACCCCGATCACACCTATGCTTCCGGTTATGGAAGAAGGGTTTGCCAGGATAAGGTCGGCAGGTGCGGAAATATGATATGCGGCACTTGCAGCCACATCGCCCATGGAAACTACAACCGGGATACCCTGAGCCTGCACATTCTCGATCTCAGTGATGATCTCCTCGGCAGCTGCCGGCGATCCGCCTCCGCTGTTCACCCTGAGAACAATGGCCTTTACACTCTCATCGGCTGCCGCTTCACGCAGGCTGTTACAGATATCCTCGGATGTTGCATATCCAAAACCTGAAGGGAGATTACCTGTAAGCATGGTTCCCTGGACGTAGATCACTGCAACCCTGTCATCGTGAGTGTAGATCTCGCCACCAAAGGACAGGTAAATGACCGCAAAACTTCCACCGATTATCAGCATCAGAGCAACGAACAATGCAGCATACTGCAACTTGTGACTCTTCTTTGGAGCTGGTGGAGTGACAGGAGGTTCTTTTGTCACGGCCGGAGATGGTGTACTTTCCCCGGTACCTTGAACCCTGTCGGAGACCTTTACATCTGGCTTTCCGACTGGCCCTTCACTTACCTCTACAGGAGGATTATATGCTTCGATATCTTCTCCCGGAGACTCATCCGAAGGCACAACAACGTTTTCCGTCATGTCACCGTCCTCATGAACGTTGTCCAGTATCTCCGTATACTCGGGTTCAGGGGTCATCTCAAATGCCCCGAGATCCGGTACCTCCTCGGTGGATTCTACCAGAACCTCTTCCCGAAGTTCCTCTGTATCATCTTTTCTGTTAACGGGTTCTTCACTATCGGTCATTAAATACCTCTGAGATATATTGTAAATTGACCTGAACATTCAAAAAGCTTCTCTTACTGATACTATAAGCGAAATATATTTTATTATTGCACGCCATGCAAAAGGAAACTAATGATAATGGAGATAAAAGATGTCCAAATTCCCATCAGATGAACCGGTCCTCGTAACATGCGGACTGCCATATGCAAATGGAAAGGCACACGTCGGCCATTTGCGTACATATATCCCTGCGGATATATTCACAAGATCCCTCCGAAAAACAGGACAGGAGGTCACTTTCGTATGTGGTTCCGACACTCACGGAACACCTATCGTATTCAACGCGGAAGAGCTGAACACAACCCCAAAAGAGCTTATCAAGATATATCACAAGCATTTCGATGAGACCTTCAAGCAGATGGGCGTGATGTTCGATGCATTCGGCACGACCGATGACCAGACAAATCACGACCGCACAACCGATATTGTCAACAAGCTCATCGAGAATGGCTACGTTTTCCCGAAGACCATCGAGATCGCATACTGCCCTTCATGCGACCGCTTCCTTCCTGACAGGTATGTGAAAGGAACATGCCCCCACTGCAAGGAAGAAGCAAGGGGAGACGAGTGTGACCAGGGATGCGGTAAGCATCTTGAGCCGGGAGAACTTGAGAGCCCGACCTGCACAACATGCAACGGACCTGCTGAATACAGGAGCCAGGAACACTTTTTCTTCAAGCTGTCCGAGTTCAAGGATTATCTTATAGAGCACCTTGAAAACCTTGGAGGAACACTCAATGCAAGGAACTACGCCCTTGGATGGGTCAAGCAGGAGCTCACCGACTGGTGCATCACAAGGAACCTTGAATGGGGAGTGCGCTTCCCGGGTCATGATGACCTTGTGGTCTATGTTTGGGTGGATGCACCTATCGGATATATCGCATTCACTGAAGAATGGGCAGAGGCAAATAATGAGAGCTGGGAAAAGTTCTGGAAAGAAGATTCCCGCATCGTTCACTTCATCGGCGGAGATATCATATACCACCACTGCATCTTCTGGCCTGCTATGCTCAAAGGTGCCGGATACACCCAGCCCTGGGCAGTTGTTGCATCAGGAATGGTGAAGATCGAGGACAAGACGTTCTCAAAGAGCCGCGGATATGTGGTATGGGTAGGAGAGGACTACCTTGACCACGGATTCCACCCGGACCTGCTCCGTTACTACCTGGCAAGCTACACATCCCACACCAAGGAACTGAACTTCTCATGGGAGGTATTCCAGGACAAGATCAACACCGAACTTGTAGGTGTTTTCGGAAACTTCCTCTACAGGACGCTCCTGTTCACACACAAGAACTTCAAGGAGATCCCTGCAGGCGACATCAAACAGGAGACCCTGGATGAGATCAATTCCACCATCGAAGCTGCAAACGAGGCCATGGAGAACTATGAGTTCAAGAAATATGCTGACGCTGCTATGGCACTTGCATCATACGGAAACAGCTACTTCCAGTCCAACGAACCATGGAAGCTCATAAAAGAGGATAAGGATGCATGCGGAGAGGTTGTTGCGAACTGCATCCAGCTCGCAAAGGCACTGTGCCTGCTCTTTGAGCCGATCCTGCCGGAAAAAATGGAAGATGCATGGAAACAGATCGGAATGTCAACCGATGTACACGAAGCAGGATATGCCGAAGCTACAGAGCTCGTAAAGGCCGGCACACCACTTGAAAAACCATCCATCCTCTTCGAGAAGATCGAGGATGAGAAGACCGAGCAGATGGAAGCCATTGCGTCTGCAAGAGTTAAGGAAGCCATTGCAAAAGAAAGTGGCAAGGAAGAAAAAGAAGAACCTAAGGAGATGAAAGAACTGATCACATTCGACGACTTTTCAAAACTTGACCTGAGAATAGGGACCATTGTTTCCGCTGAGGAGATAAAGAAATCCAAGAAACTGCTCAAGCTGCAGGTCGACCTTGGCGAAGAAGAAACACGCCAGATAGTTGCCGGTATCAAGGAATCACACTCACCGGAAGAACTTCCTGGCAGGCAGGTACTTGTACTTGCAAACCTCGCACCTGCAAAGCTCTGCGGAGTGGAGTCCAACGGCATGGTACTTGCAGGA
This genomic stretch from Methanococcoides sp. LMO-2 harbors:
- the sppA gene encoding signal peptide peptidase SppA, yielding MTDSEEPVNRKDDTEELREEVLVESTEEVPDLGAFEMTPEPEYTEILDNVHEDGDMTENVVVPSDESPGEDIEAYNPPVEVSEGPVGKPDVKVSDRVQGTGESTPSPAVTKEPPVTPPAPKKSHKLQYAALFVALMLIIGGSFAVIYLSFGGEIYTHDDRVAVIYVQGTMLTGNLPSGFGYATSEDICNSLREAAADESVKAIVLRVNSGGGSPAAAEEIITEIENVQAQGIPVVVSMGDVAASAAYHISAPADLILANPSSITGSIGVIGVYTNRSEYYDKEGIDFYISKSGEFKDMGGDWRGLTSEEKEYADTVVLKVYDLFITSVAEHRNMTKSEVKDIADGRIYIATEAKEIGLIDDFGNLYDAIDAAAELGGIEGEPAVYYINRPSLSSILFGTEETFSKDTVKQLASYYEESPVGMIVE
- the metG gene encoding methionine--tRNA ligase, which translates into the protein MSKFPSDEPVLVTCGLPYANGKAHVGHLRTYIPADIFTRSLRKTGQEVTFVCGSDTHGTPIVFNAEELNTTPKELIKIYHKHFDETFKQMGVMFDAFGTTDDQTNHDRTTDIVNKLIENGYVFPKTIEIAYCPSCDRFLPDRYVKGTCPHCKEEARGDECDQGCGKHLEPGELESPTCTTCNGPAEYRSQEHFFFKLSEFKDYLIEHLENLGGTLNARNYALGWVKQELTDWCITRNLEWGVRFPGHDDLVVYVWVDAPIGYIAFTEEWAEANNESWEKFWKEDSRIVHFIGGDIIYHHCIFWPAMLKGAGYTQPWAVVASGMVKIEDKTFSKSRGYVVWVGEDYLDHGFHPDLLRYYLASYTSHTKELNFSWEVFQDKINTELVGVFGNFLYRTLLFTHKNFKEIPAGDIKQETLDEINSTIEAANEAMENYEFKKYADAAMALASYGNSYFQSNEPWKLIKEDKDACGEVVANCIQLAKALCLLFEPILPEKMEDAWKQIGMSTDVHEAGYAEATELVKAGTPLEKPSILFEKIEDEKTEQMEAIASARVKEAIAKESGKEEKEEPKEMKELITFDDFSKLDLRIGTIVSAEEIKKSKKLLKLQVDLGEEETRQIVAGIKESHSPEELPGRQVLVLANLAPAKLCGVESNGMVLAGTDEDGKAILLQPEKGTGAGNSIM